A section of the Babylonia areolata isolate BAREFJ2019XMU chromosome 31, ASM4173473v1, whole genome shotgun sequence genome encodes:
- the LOC143276022 gene encoding large ribosomal subunit protein uL18-like isoform X2: protein MGFVKVVKNKAYFKRFQVKFRRRREGRTDYFARKRLTYQDKNKYNTPKYRLIVRFTNKDVICQIAYARIEGDVIVCAAYAHELPRYGVKVGLTNYAAAYCTGLLLARRLLKKFGLDSIYKGQEVADGEEFYVEDEEGQPGAFRCYLDIGLYRTTTGARIFGAMKGAVDGGLDIPHSPKRFPGYDSETSNYKADIHRNYIYGKHVAEYMEHLQGEDEALYQKQFSRYIKLGITSAGMEEMYKKCHANIRENPEAKAKSEKTVTKKRWNRSKLSKAQRMARVKQRKEAYLKKLEEDDDE, encoded by the exons GGGTTTGTGAAAGTTGTAAAAAACAAAGCCTACTTCAAAAGGTTTCAAGTCAAGTTCCGCAGGCGACGTG AGGGTCGCACAGACTACTTTGCTCGCAAGCGACTGACATACCAGGACAAGAACAAGTACAACACCCCCAAGTACAGGCTGATCGTCCGCTTTACCAACAAGGATGTGATCTGCCAG ATAGCCTACGCCAGGATCGAGGGTGACGTGATCGTGTGTGCTGCATATGCCCACGAACTGCCCCGCTATGGCGTGAAGGTCGGGTTGACCAATTACGCAGCTGCCTACTGCACTGGATTGCTTTTGGCCAGAAGA CTGCTGAAGAAGTTTGGCCTGGACTCTATCTACAAAGGCCAGGAGGTGGCTGATGGAGAGGAGTTCTACGTGGAGGATGAGGAAGGTCAGCCAGGTGCCTTCCGCTGCTACCTGGACATTGGCCTGTACCGCACCACCACTGGTGCTCGCATCTTTGGTGCAATGAAGGGCGCCGTGGATGGTGGTCTGGACATTCCCCACAG CCCCAAGCGCTTCCCTGGCTACGACAGTGAGACCAGCAACTACAAGGCGGATATTCACCGTAACTACATCTACGGCAAGCATGTGGCTGAGTACATGGAGCACCTGCAGGGAGAGGATGAGGCCCTCTACCAGAAACAGTTCTCTCGCTACATCAAGCTGGGCATCACTTCTGCAGGG ATGGAGGAGATGTACAAGAAGTGCCACGCCAACATCCGTGAGAACCCAGAGGCCAAGGCCAAGTCGGAGAAGACCGTGACCAAGAAGAG GTGGAACCGCAGCAAGCTGTCAAAGGCCCAGAGAATGGCACGCGTCAAGCAGAGGAAGGAGGCATACCTGAAGAAactggaggaggatgacgatgaataG
- the LOC143276022 gene encoding large ribosomal subunit protein uL18-like isoform X1 has translation MVLLQGFVKVVKNKAYFKRFQVKFRRRREGRTDYFARKRLTYQDKNKYNTPKYRLIVRFTNKDVICQIAYARIEGDVIVCAAYAHELPRYGVKVGLTNYAAAYCTGLLLARRLLKKFGLDSIYKGQEVADGEEFYVEDEEGQPGAFRCYLDIGLYRTTTGARIFGAMKGAVDGGLDIPHSPKRFPGYDSETSNYKADIHRNYIYGKHVAEYMEHLQGEDEALYQKQFSRYIKLGITSAGMEEMYKKCHANIRENPEAKAKSEKTVTKKRWNRSKLSKAQRMARVKQRKEAYLKKLEEDDDE, from the exons ATGGTTCTGTTACAGGGGTTTGTGAAAGTTGTAAAAAACAAAGCCTACTTCAAAAGGTTTCAAGTCAAGTTCCGCAGGCGACGTG AGGGTCGCACAGACTACTTTGCTCGCAAGCGACTGACATACCAGGACAAGAACAAGTACAACACCCCCAAGTACAGGCTGATCGTCCGCTTTACCAACAAGGATGTGATCTGCCAG ATAGCCTACGCCAGGATCGAGGGTGACGTGATCGTGTGTGCTGCATATGCCCACGAACTGCCCCGCTATGGCGTGAAGGTCGGGTTGACCAATTACGCAGCTGCCTACTGCACTGGATTGCTTTTGGCCAGAAGA CTGCTGAAGAAGTTTGGCCTGGACTCTATCTACAAAGGCCAGGAGGTGGCTGATGGAGAGGAGTTCTACGTGGAGGATGAGGAAGGTCAGCCAGGTGCCTTCCGCTGCTACCTGGACATTGGCCTGTACCGCACCACCACTGGTGCTCGCATCTTTGGTGCAATGAAGGGCGCCGTGGATGGTGGTCTGGACATTCCCCACAG CCCCAAGCGCTTCCCTGGCTACGACAGTGAGACCAGCAACTACAAGGCGGATATTCACCGTAACTACATCTACGGCAAGCATGTGGCTGAGTACATGGAGCACCTGCAGGGAGAGGATGAGGCCCTCTACCAGAAACAGTTCTCTCGCTACATCAAGCTGGGCATCACTTCTGCAGGG ATGGAGGAGATGTACAAGAAGTGCCACGCCAACATCCGTGAGAACCCAGAGGCCAAGGCCAAGTCGGAGAAGACCGTGACCAAGAAGAG GTGGAACCGCAGCAAGCTGTCAAAGGCCCAGAGAATGGCACGCGTCAAGCAGAGGAAGGAGGCATACCTGAAGAAactggaggaggatgacgatgaataG